The DNA window cttcttcctaatgtccaaccgAAACCTCCgctggcagagcttaagaccatgccctcttgtcttactgctAGTTgcatgggagaagagactgaccccccatctggctacaacctcctttcagggagttgtagagagcgatgaggtttccactgagcctcctcttctccaggctgaacaaccccagctccctcagctgctccttataGGACTTGTGCTgcagtcccttcaccagcttcattgcgcttctctggacctgctccagcacctcaatatccttcctaaaTTGAGGTGCCAAGAACTGGATACAGTATTTAAAGTGTGGCCTCAACCAGTGCCCTGTATAAGGGAAGTacacttccctggtcctgctggctaCACTATTGctgatgcaggccaggatgccattggccttcttggccacctgggcacactgctggctcatgttcagcttcttgtcaatccaaactcccaggtccttttctgcctggctgctctccagccactctgtccccagcctgtagcactgcagggggttgttgtggccaaagtgcaggacccggcacttggtcttgttatGCCTCATACCACTGGATTCAGCCCatctatccagcctgtccaggtccctctgcagagtcctcctgccttccagcagatcaacactccccctcaacttggtgtcatctgcagatttgctaatggtacactcaatcccctcatccagattatcagtaaagatattaaacagaactgggcccaacactgatccctgggggacagcACCAGTGAccagccaccaactggatgcagctccgttcaccaccactctctgggcccggccctccagccagttcctaacccagcacagagtgcccctgtccaagccatgggctgccagctttttcaggagtgtgctgtgggagatggtgtcaaaggctttgctgaagtccacatagaccacatccacagccttcccctcatccaccaggcgggtcacctgatcataaaaggagatcaggttggtcagacaggacctgcccttcctaaacccgtgctggctgggtctgatcccctggccatcctgtaggtgctgtgtgattgcactgaggatgatctgctccataaccttgccaggcgctgaggtcaggctgatgagcctgtagtttcctgggttCTCCTTCCAACCCTTCTTATGGATGGGTGTCATGGTCAACTTCCAGTAATCTGGAACCTCCCCggtgagccaggactgttggtagatgatggagagtggcttggcaagctcttccGCCggctccctcatcaccctaggatggatcccatctggtcccatagacttgtgcagatccaagtggctcagcagatCACTAactgcttcctcctggattacagtGGGGCTATTCAGCTCCTGGTCCCTGTCTACCAGCTCAGAAGGCTGGTTGTCCTGAGCACAACCTGCCTTGTTGTTGAAAACTGtggcaaagaaggtgttaaatacctcagccttttcctcatctttggtaaCTATATTCCCCCCCAcgtccaataaagaatggaggttttccttgcccctccttttgctattgatgtatttataaatataacatatttaattttttttgtgtgtattttaaattactttacaattattttcttttttaaaatacactgttaTGTAACTCACAGTTCTTCGGTACGGCATGGTGCTGAGTGTTACCATTTTGCAATGTTATTAAGAGGATgagaaattaatagaaaatgcATTGTCTTCTTATTCCGAGGTAACTCAGTACTATGAATCTGCCTCCAGGCTTTGTCTCTGTGCgtgtggttttgtttaatgATGTATTTAGTTGATATTGTTGCTGGAGAGATTTTCTCTTACCCAGAATTACTTGCTCTTTAGTACCCTGGTTATTTCCAAGGAAATTCTTATTTGTTTAGTAACAGCGAGGCGACAGGGAGTCTCAGCTGAAGAGGCAGTCTTAACTTGATTCAGACAAGTGTGTTTAttggggattattttttttttttaactttccacCCAAGCTGGCACAGTAACTAGAGCAAGTGTAAGAAAAAATCTTTCTACTCTGGTTACTTTGTACCTAAATGTCTCTGGTGCAGGCTGGGAGATCTTACCAGGTTGCCCTTGCATTGTTATCTTTGGCTAAGCCTgttgcagttttcttttcaatCCACTACATCGTGGTTTGTTCACTTGCCTGTTATCATTGATCTGGTTGTTTGTCTACTATAACCAGTCTAGTTGCCTTATTACTTACACTGTCTTGTTTGTAAACTTGAGCTAGAGAGGTCTAAAGTCTGTTTATGGTACTCCATGTTTTGGATATTCAGACCATTGTGCTTTCTAACTCATCAGATGAAACACTGCGTTTGGTCTGATGTTAGTGCTGTTTAGCGCTGTTTCTCTTGAGACTGTGAATAAACTTTGAATGTTCTTTAGTATTTCTCAATACACGCCCCATAGTAATTCCCTATGTTGAGTAGCCTGTTTGCAGTGGTAGAGAAAGCATGTGGTTCTTTTAATTTAGCTTAAGTTAAAATACTGCCCTTTAAGGGGTATTTATTGACACCAAAAATATTCAAGTCGCGCTTCTGTAAAGTGCCCTATAACTCTTCTGGGAATGCCCTGAATATTTTTGGctcatcctcctccctccatcctccctgtAGTGTTCTCTGGAAGTAATATGTCTCTTGATAATTCACTTTGTAAGTGTTTTAGTTAGGATTTTAAACAGCCAAGTAGAAGCGCAAccccaagaaaaaaattgtgactGAGAGTTCCCCCCACCATGTGTTTAAGTGGATTTAGTAGAATGTACTTCTCATGCACTTCTAGGTCAAGTGTCTCAAACTTTGTCTCTGTCAACAAATTGGGGAGTTGAAGGCATTTTTAAATAGCTTGTAATATTCCGCACTTTCTTGCAAGTGCCCTGTATTTATTTGGAgtattttatgcatttctttcctgtgtgaaCTAGAAATGAGCCTGGCTCTTGGAAATTTGATTACTTCTGATGATGTTTATACCCATAAGAAGAATGGATTGATTTTAGGTCTCCAGAATGCACAAACCATTGAAGGCCTCAGAGAGCTGAAATACCCTTCAATGGAAGCAACTTTCAGATTCAATTTAGTCACAAGTCATTTGAAGGTTTAGGTATTCATGGGAAAGGAAATACTTGTGTAGGCTTTAGGAATTGATTTAGATCATAGAAAATTGTCATATAAAAGCTTTCCTCCAAcggagaggagcagagaagttacagaagtaaaaaaactGCAGGATGTGAAAAGTAttccaggaggaaaaggaagggtgGTATCTCATTTTGTCCTAAGCTCTGGTTACAGAAGAGGAAATACAGTGGTGCTGTGGCTATGTAAGTGCCACTTATTagtctttttctccctttcctaaTATGTCTCTGCTGTCCAAGCTCAGAAGTCTGTTTCTGATGACAGCTGTGTACTTGGGAGAATGGGTAAAATAGGGCTCTTAATATTTGAATAGGTCAGCAGTATAGGCTTGAATAGCTAGCAAGACCTTCTGAACAGAGAATGGGACTATTAATTAATAGCTCTATGCAGGACAGATGGTTTTTGGTGGTGCAAATGATGGTTGTatagcttttgttttcaaatagcTGTTTAAATTTCCCTCCACTTAACTCTGTATTTCACAGAGAAGTTGTATTCTGTTCTGTGGGTGATGTAACTTGACTGGTTAGCTAGAGGGAAAGGGATATCAGTAGTTTTTAGCTGCATAGGACTCTCTTGACCTAAATACATAGATAAAAGGGAgaccttttaaaatgaaaatttttgtttgggtttagATAAATTTATATCTGTTTTTAAGTTCCTTGGCTGCCTGTTAGAGAAAGACTTAGACAAATGAGAGGTAAGGAGGTagatcttaaatatttttaagagagaTTCTGAAATCTCAATATTTTGAAGAGAGATCCTGAAATCTCAACTCTTTAGTTGGGTAATTTTGATATCTAGAATGTTTTAGCAGTAGAGCAGAACATAAATTTACCAGATAATGTTAATTTTAGTTTAGTGGGATTTGGTCATGGAGAGGAAACTCCTTCAATTTGGGGGATGTGGTCTTTTATTGAACATAAGAAGACCTTGTGCATTTCAGAAGAGGATTTATTATAAAACATGGTATTAATTTGAAGATCTCAGCAAGTGTGCTTAATAGCAATTATGtaatgcagcttttaaaatgtgattttcagaaTGAAGTGTTTGCTGAGGGTAGAAATTCTAGTGCTACCTTTTTACAGTATGTGTGTAATGAATCCCAAGTCCTTGTTTTGATATAGCCACAGGAATTCCTTTTCTCCTGATGGTTAAGGCCTTTGTCTGTGTGATGGTGATCATCCACCTTCTACTTGCTGTGGCAGTTCAATTCAGAATGCGTAGGTCCTTTCCTGAGGCTTAAATGTTGCTTCTGGATGAGGACAAACTTTATGAAGTTGAATTGGTATTTCTAGGATTGTAGAAAGGAGTGGATGTGTTGGCGAGGGCTGTTGGGGTTGGCAAGTAGAGGATGGGAGCTGATCaaattttttctcccttttctgatATACTTTGCCTGATAGATGACTAACAATTTGTATGAAGTAACTAAGCggtaccttttttctttctcctgcaggATGGTATGTGGTCTGGCAGTTGTTTTTGTCTAAATTCAAATTCCTGAGAGAATTGATAGGTGATACGGGGTCCCAGCAGGGAGACAACGAGCCTTCAGAGACTGAAGCTGAGCAGGAGACTCCACCCTCGCCTCAGAGAAGTAGACAGAAATCAGCTCGACAGCGAAGGGCACCCACAGAAGACACGACTTAAAGTACTCCACTGAACTCCTGAGTGACTATGAATAGTTAACCACCTCTGCATTGCTCAGTGGTGTGATCTTACTGAAAAACTGACTTCAGAGGTAACATTAATACCTGTGGACCTTGACTTCTGAGCTACCGATGTATGATGCTACTCCAGCAGAAGTTCAGGGAGGGCTTCAGCAGCAAGTCATAGAATACTGGAAGAATGGAGGAGTGGAGAGAAATCTCCATCAGAAAAATGCTGAGCTTCTGTAGCTCCTATCTCAAGCATGCAGATGAAAAACAGGTCCTGGACTATAGGGTTAGCCTTTGCATTAGTCTGAACATAGTAAACATTTCAGACTTGAAATagtttctaaattattttttctttacagcacTGTAACTACATATAGTGAAATTGAGTTTTATTTCCTTAGCtgtatatgaatatatatattttttcaaccTTGAGAATGCACATGAACTTAAAAAACTTGAAAGGATATCCTGCTTTAGAACATATTCTAAAGTGAGATTTTAGTTAAGTTCTTGTATATATAAAAAGTATaagtgaaatatgaaaaatcaaTATTAGATGCACATgatttggaggtttttattatctccttaaaaaaaaaaacaaacaaggaggGACAAAGAAAGCAATCAGGTGACAAGAgctgttttcttggttttggcATAAGAAGGGTCACAGGTTAAACAGTCCTGCtaggtttctttgtttttcctgaacCTTTTACTCCAGTCCAACTTGTGGTGGAGATGGGAAGGTGCCTGGGTTATGTACTGCTCACTGTTTAGTATTCTGAAGTGTCATCTTTGGTATTTGAATACTAAGCACTTCTCTAGTTCACCTCGTACACCTTTACAGTCAGGTATATGGTACCTGACATCACTTTTTTCTGGAACCAGTTGTGGCACTCTGACCAGTTTGGTAGACACTTTGACAGTGTTACAGCAGTGAATTTGGTACCTCGTGTTTGCTGGAGGACTTTAGGATTTTTACCAGTAATAAGCAGTTGCTCCTGTCTTCTCTGACAATTAATTATACGGCTATTTTGGCATTGCACTTCAGAATGAAGAGCTCCACTTCTGTTTATCTAGCGACTCCGAAGATCGATGCATGAGATTTTGGAAAGAGGAGGAACATGCATGTGCCACCTCTGATGTGTGTATGAGAGGGAACTACCAACAGTTCTTGTGTTGAACAGCTTCAGTTTTTTCTCAAAGTTTGATTATGTGGTAGTGTTTGGATCATTGTTCCGTGTATAAAAATTTAATCAGGACTACAAAATTGTCTTGTATTTTCAGCTGTTAAGAAGTTTAAATCTATGGCTTCCAAACTTGTGTTTGGTTCAATTAGCAGCATTTCAGTTGTTGATCAAGTAGACCTACATCTGGGAAAAGAGCACTCTTTTAGTGCCTCTATGTTTTAATTTGTCATCTGTGAATAGTGTTCAAAAGCTAATGAGGGCATTCACTTAAAATCATTTGGATGTTTCAGTATTAAAATATGTAAGATCAGCCCTGATTTTCCTTTGGAGTCTAAAaggctttgttttatttactggtGTATATGTATAAGCATAAAGTTACATTTTGAAGCATGATTAGACAGTGCTAGGCACATATCCTGTAAATACATGTAGAAATACTGATAGTCTCCTCTATCCTGTGTGCTAGCAAGGGAATGTCTAATgatggttggttggttttttcgggtttttttgtttgtttgtttgttttaattagtaAAATTCCGTTTTATTTAAACTGATCAAAAGCAATCAGATTctatttcctgctgctttcagtttGCCTCACACAATTTAATGTCACAATTTTGTTGTCTCTGTAATGTCTTGTCAGCTGATGAGACTCAGTTTATCAGTGCTAACCAAGTACTGGTCcatttttcttacaaaactAGTGTCTTTGTATTAAGCTTTGCTAATATAGGCTTACAAATAAAGATACTTATTTTGTACTGACATGGGATATTGACACTCTATAGACTTCAGTGCACAGAAGATGGCAAAAGGCTGATGCTTGTAGTATCCCTGGCTGAGATAAGAAACAGTAACTTAGTCCCTGCCTCTAGGAGCTGTGAAGAAATGTGAAGTTACAGCCATATACATAGCTAGTTCAGGGTAGCTCTGAAGGTGCAGGAATCAAGATTCTGGAGCAAGATAATGAAGGAGAAATCCTTGTAGGTTTGAAAGCTGACACTGATCAAATATGCAATAAGATGGATGTGGAACCTCTAGGTAGCTCATCTGCTTTAGCCAAACaacttccctctcccttccttgcTGTCTGTAGATGTACATTTCACTCCCCAGAGttattttcagtctcttcttttttaaacagctgatgctatttttttaatgttgttgtGACATAGCTGCCAATAATGCTGTCTGCCTAGTGTATAACTTTAACGATCTTACTGGTAGCAGGCCAAaggtatatattatataatgtGGTTTGGAAGAATTTTGGAATGCTAATGTCTTCTGTCAATGCATCATTTTTCTTGAAGGAATCTGTAATAAAATCTTTGTACAGGGCACTTCATGCAAACCTGTAAAAGTGAAGCTGTGTGTGTGGAAGTGTACTTGTGATAAGACCTGGGTTGTGATTGCTGGCAGTCCAACATGCTCATGTCTTCAGGTGTTCTTACCAATGTACTTCTGACATGTTAGTGGTGGGTAAGCACTTAACTTTGAATTGACCCATCCAAGTCTGAAATCATATGAAGGCAACAGGTTACACAGTTGgtcttgttttgtttagtgggatttatttttaaaactattgcCTTATTGTTGCAGCCATTCTCTTGAATGTACTTTGggtttttattgtaaaaatagTCATATCACCTTTGTTGCAGGGGCTGTGTAACTTTGAATAAGCAGTAATTACCTGTGTTCTGTGTGACAGTGCTGCAATTTGTGATCATCTTGCTGCTTAATATCAGGTTTTACACTGAACTAGACCTGTGTATgtccttttgttttgtctggaaaTGACCAGCATAAAGAATGTGTTCAGTGTGGTCACTTGCTTCTTCAGTGTTACAATACTGTACCTAAAGCTTCTGTGATTGTCTGTTTTCATCATTAACTGTTCTTTTAACTGACTGCacagataaaaaataaagtaaccAGACTTGATATGAATATTTGACCTGAGTGATTTTCTGACTTTTTGAATGGGATTTTGTCTGTAGAATACGACCACTTA is part of the Chiroxiphia lanceolata isolate bChiLan1 chromosome 1, bChiLan1.pri, whole genome shotgun sequence genome and encodes:
- the SMIM13 gene encoding small integral membrane protein 13, with the protein product MWQSIGLTLLVIVATLACVLLFMLCGWYVVWQLFLSKFKFLRELIGDTGSQQGDNEPSETEAEQETPPSPQRSRQKSARQRRAPTEDTT